Below is a window of Mycoplasma sp. Mirounga ES2805-ORL DNA.
AATATTATTGAATTAAAAGAAGTTGTTAAAGAGTATGATGGACACACTGTTTTAGAAAATATTGATCTAAAAATTAAAAAAGGGGAATTTGTAACTCTATTAGGACCATCAGGATCAGGAAAAACTACTATTTTAAGATTAATAGCAGGTTTTGAAAGATTAACTCGTGGTGAGATTATGTTTGATGGAGTTGATATTAAAGATCTACCTCCACATAAAAGAGATCTTTCAACAATCTTTCAAGATTACGCTTTATTTCCACACTTAACGGTTGAAGGAAATATTAAATATGGACTAGGACTAAAGAGAATTCCAAAAGAAGAAATGGATCCTAAACATGTTAAATTATTAAAAGAAAAACAAAAGAAATGACAAAAAGAAGCTGATAATGCGTTTAAAAAACTAGACAAAATTCAAAAAGAATATGAAAAAGAAATTGAAGAAAATAAAAAGAATAAAAGAAAAGCTCGTAAAATTCAAAAATGATTAGATAAATCCGACTTTACTTACTCATGGTGAGAAAACTATGTAAATCTTCAAACTGAAAAATTTGAAAATAAATATTTAAATAGAAAACTAACAAAGCAAGAACAAAATCAAGCAGTTAAAGAAATACTTGAATTAGTTGGGCTAACAGGGCATGAAAAGAAATCAATTAATGAATTATCAGGCGGAATGAAACAACGTGTAGCATTAGCTAGAAGTCTAGTTATTGAGCCGGGAATACTTTTACTTGATGAACCATTAAGTGCTTTAGACGCAAAAATTAGACAAAAAATGCAAGTTCTTATTAAAAATATTCAACAAAAATTAGGACTTACATTCATTTTTGTAACTCACGATCAAGATGAAGCACTAGAAATATCTGACCGTATTGCCGTAATGCGCGGTGGAAAAATTGAACAATATGACACGCCAAAAACAATTTATGATTACCCAGTAAACAAATATGTTGCTCAGTTTATTGGAGATTCTAATTTATATGACGGTAAGTTTTTAGGTGATAGCATTGTTGAGTTTAATGGATACAAATTTAAAACAATTCACACTAACTTTATAAAAGGCGAAGAAGTTGATGTTTTAATAAGACCAGAAGATCTTGACATTTCAACAAAAAAAGGAAAATTAAAAGGTAGAGTTCTAAAATCTGTTTATCGTGGAAGTTATTACTTTATAGATATTAAAATAAATGACAATTTTATGATTCATGTTGAAACTATTAAAGATCTAAAAGAGGGGGAAGAAATTTTCCTAGATTGAACACTAGATTCTATTCATTTAATGAAAAAAGATAAAACTGAAAATTTAGCAATTAACACTGGAGAAACAACAAATGAAGAAGTTGCATAAATGATTAAATCTTAACCCTCGTTTAGGTTTATTAATTCCATACATTATTATTGCCTTAGTCTTTATTGCAATTCCTATAATTTTAATAATTTCAGTTGCGTTTGAACCTCATAAAGATGTTAATACATGAGAAGTTGCTAAAAGTTTATCAACATGAAAAATTATTTGACGTTCAATTAAGTTAGGAACTATTGCAGCTTTCATATCTCTAATTATTGGATTACCATACGCTTACTTTATTCACTTAAGCGATAGCAAACAATTTAAAATAATTGGGATGGCTTTAATAGTGTCTCCAACTCTTATTTTCACAATTGCTAGAATATATGCGGTTAGGGGTTTATTTCAATCTATTATTGGCGAAAATAATTTGAATGCAGAATGATTTATGATACTAGGAATGGTTTATATCAATTTACCACTTATGATTATTCCTATATACAGCGTCTTAAATTCAATGCCAAAAAATATTATAGAGGCTAGCGAAAGTTTAGGATATTCTAAATTTAGATCATTTTTTAAAGTTGTTATTCCTTATTGCATAAAATCAATAGTTTCTGGATTAATTCTAATTTTTATTTCAAGTGCCTCTTCAATAACTATTTCAAATAAATTGCTACCAAACCCTAATAAGTTTCAATTAGCAGGAAATATAATCTATGATTATGCAAATCCAGGAAACCCTGTTGATCTATCAATAGCTTCAACAATAGTTATAGTCGTGTCATTAAGTCTATATGCTATAACTATTTTAATATATTTAGTTCCTAAATTGATTATGAAAATGAAAGGAATGTCTTATGAACAACATTAAAAAAATTATTGGTAAAAGTTATATTTATTTAATACTTATTATCACATATATACCATTAATATTTGCTTTTATATTTTCATTTAATAAGCCAAATCATAGAGGATTTCTTTCATTTCATTGAAATGGAGGCACAACTGAATCATGAACAACATTTTTTAGTGAATCTAGAGATGTTGCATTAATAAATTCAGTTCTTATTGCGATTTTAGTAACAATACTTACATTAACAATTTCTTTATTAACTGTATATGCCTTATGAAAACAAAAAAATAAAAACTATGAAAAAGTTACAAAAACTTTATATAGTTCAACATTAATAAACCCAGACATAATTACAGCTATGGGTCTTGTATTAATTTATGGTTTATTATTCGGCACTTTATCTCTAAGTAGAGAAGGTATCTTAAGAACAGTTATCGGACATACAGTAATTACTCTTCCATATTCAATATCAATTATGCTTCCAGCAAGCGACAAATTTAATAAAAGTTTATTTGAAGCATGTCAAGATCTAGGCTATTCAAAATTATCAAGTTGATTTAGGGTTTATGTACGCCACATGTTACCAACACTTATTTTTTCAGCAGTAATATCAATCTTCTTCTCATTTGATGATTTCATTATTACGCGTCTAGTTTCTAATACTTCGACACTTGGAACTAAATTATATGAATCTCGTTTTAGAGGTTGAGGTTTAGTTGTTGGCGGTGCATTAATGATTGCAACACTAATCGGATCATTGATTTACGTAATTTATAAAAATAAGGGGAATTTATGGAAAAAGAAAATAAAATAAAACTTTGATTTAAAAAGATAAATTGAAAATTAATATCATGAATTCTTTCAATTATTGGTTTCATAACAATAATAGGAATAGTTATTGGCATTAAAGTAAACAAACCTTACAAACCATCTTTTTACAATTATGCTTCATACATAAGTCAAACAAATAGAAAAAAACTTGAAAAGGATTTTGATTACAAAGAATTTCAAACAATTCAAGAATTTACGAATGCTCTAGACAGAAATCAAGCTATTGGTGGAATTAGTACAGACAATCAAGCTGTTACTTTAATAAAAAAAGATAAGCTTAAAAAAATTGACTATGAAAAAATACTTGGTAAAGGTATCACAAGTCCTGAAAAATTTTTAACCCCGGTTGCTTGAAACTTTTTAACTTCATATGACGATTATTTAAAAACAGATATTAATGGGAATCCATTTAAAGATGGACCAAGGCACTTGTGAGAATACTTTGTCCCATACTACATTCAAAGTTGTGTAATTGCCTATAATCATTCAAAAAATAATAACAAGTATATTAATGTAGAACCAGAAGATTCTTATTTTGAAATACTCCAAAAATTACACAAAAAGGGTTACAAAAATCTACAAGTTTTAGATGATGTTAGAAATAATTTAGCAATAGGATCAACTAGATTTAAAACTAAAGCAATTAATGGTAAAAATGAGTATATCAATAAATTTAATGAATTTAATGGCAACGCAACAATTAATAACTATGAACAACAAATAGACTCATTCTTTAATTTAATATCAGATTCATTAGAATGAAAAATCGGCGAAAAATCAAATAAAGTTATTTTTAATGGTGATGGACAAATAGTTTTAGAATCTTTAATTAACTTAAAATCAGATTGTGATATGGCGCTGCTATTTAATGGAGATGCTTTAGATGCATATTATTCAGGTGATAATTTTGAAGAACTAGCTGACCAAGAAGGAAGTATAACTATTGTTAAACCTAAAAATGGAATTTTAACAATGGATGGTATTGTGATAAATAAAGCTATTGACAAATCTTCAAATTCAGATAAATCAATAGAAAATATAATTAATGCTTTTTGCAAAACATATAAAGACGTAACAGTATTTGATGAAATTACTAAGGAATATGACAAAGATAAATCTATAAAAGAGCTTGAAAAAATGACAAATTATAAAGTTGATGAAATAAATGAAAACGGAAAAATAATAAAAGAAATTTCAATAAATTATGAAGCTACAGAATTTTTAAGCAATTTTGATTTAATAAACTATACACCAGTATATAAAGTAGAATATGATTTTATAAAAAAACACTACTTCAAATATTGAGATGAAGACAGTAATATGATTGTAAATGATAATGATGCATCAGAAATATATTCAGTTGATGGAGCAGGATACATTAATATAAAACCTATTCCTCTATCATTAATGTCAAAAATTAACGTTAAATACAATCTAAAAATTAAATCATAAAATTATAATTAATTGGCACTTTATCACAATAAATAAATTGTGAAAGTGCTTTTTTTAATGAATATGCCTATTTTATAGGTAATTAAAAAAGACTTTAAATTTAGCACTCTTTAAAAATAAGCAACTTTATTTAGTATAATTATTTGAAATGAAAAATAATAAAGAAATGACAAAAGAAAAAGATGAAATTTTAAAAATGGTAATTGAAAGTTTCATTGAAGATGGTGTACCTGTAGGATCGCAGGCATTAGTTCAAAGATATAACTTATCTATGTCCAGTTCAAAAGTGAGATACATTATGAACGACTTGGAAGAGTTAGGTTTTTTAACTAAAGAACACACCAGCAGTGGAAGGGTACCATCAACAGAAGGATACTCATACTATGCAAAAAATTTAATTCCTCACGACGAATCGATACTAAGAAAGAAGATAAACGAATTATTTGCAAAGCGTTGAGTTAATATAGACTTAACGGTTGATGAAGCAGCTAATGTTATAAGCGATATAGCAGGTATTACCTTAGTTACAACAACAAGCAATGAAAATACAGTATTAAAAACAATTCAATTTGTTCCTCTTTCAGATTCAAAGGGCACTGTTGTTTTAGTAACTAGTGATGGTGATGTTACATCAAAAACTTTGGACTTTGAAAAATCAAAAATTGATACTGATGATTTAAGAATTGCTATAAGGATTTTTAGAGAAAGATTGACAAATATTCCAATTCTTAAATTAAAAAGTACCGCTGAATCTCTTTCGCCAATACTATCAGCATCAATTAAAAATTATGAGTATTTACTAAAAAACTTTGTTGATAATATTTTTGATTTTGAAATTAAAAATTGCAATATAGTTTATGGAAAAGATAAAATTATTCTAGCTGACGATATTTCAAGGCCAGATTTAAATAGAATTTTGAATTTGATTGAAACTAAATCAATTTGACAAACAATTGAAGCTGAGTTCAATGAAGAGGAAAATATAAAAATAGCTATACACGATGATAATAGTACATTCATTACTAAAAAATTAAAATATGATAATAAAATTAAAGAAATTTCTCTTGTTGGAACTAAAAGAATGGATTATCAAAAAAGTTTAACAGCATTGCAAATGTTTGAAGATCTCATAACAAATAAGAACGACGAAAAGAACGAAAATCAAGACTAGGAGGCTCTTATGATTACAAATTTAAAGAAAATCAGATACCACAAAGGTGACTTACTTAGAGTAAATATTAATGTTTACTATGCTAACTCTACTTTTGTTAAAACATTATCAAGAAATAATGTTGTTTTACTTTTAGGCGAGCAAAATTATATTCCAGAATTTGACGAACTAATTATTGGACAACCATTCGGAGAAATAATTGATATTATCAAAGTTTTTAAAAAAGGCTATAGAGTAAAAGAATTTGAAGGAAAAACTATACGTTTTATAATAGAAGTTTTAGATTATGAAGAAGCTAAAAATATCAAACAAAGTAATAGATTAAAAGAAATAGAAAAATATCAAGAAGGAGCAAAATTAAAAGAAGCAAAATTATTGCAACTTCAAGGCACATTAGAAAAGAAAAACCAATACCTAAAAGACCTAGAAGAAACTGTTGAAAAACTAAAAAAAGATGCCGCAGTAGAAAAAGAAGAAACAGTTACTAAAACTCTTATAGTTTCAACCGAAGAAAAAGAAAAAGCTAAAATGTATGCACTTCAAAAATTTATTGAACATTTTGCCGTTCCTTATTCAACACTTATCTCAGCAATAGAAGCTGGTGGTAGAAGTGAAAACTCATCAGTTAAAAATTATGTTATTGGATTCAAAATGATAACTAGTCAAATTGATGAAGTTTTAAAATCAAACGGTGTTACTAAAGTTATTCCAAATGTAGGTGATAAATTTGATCCAAATACTCAAAAAGTTCTTGAATTAATAGATGATGAAAAATTAGAACCAGAAACAATAGTTTCAGTAAACTCAATTGGTTTTAAATTACATGATAGATTAATTAAAACCGCTTTAGTAAGTGTTTCTAAGAAACCTGGAGAAATGAAAAGCAATATTTCAATAGAAGATGGAGATGATACTAACAATTTAACTACTCAAACTCCCGAAAATAAAAAAGAAGTAATTACTAAAAAAGAAAAAAAGGATAGTAAAGAAAAAGAAACTTCTAAAGTTAAAAAAGAAGTAATTAAAAAAACATCAGATACTAAAAAAGAAACAAAAACCAAAAAAATAAAAAATGATTCAACCAAAGTTGAAAAGGACAAAAAAGCCGCAAATAAAGAAATAAGCAAGCAAAAAGAAGCTAAGCCAATCAAAAAGAATTCTGTTGCTGCTAGAGCTGAAGCTGCTAAAAAAGCTGCCGCCAAAGCTAAAGAAAAAAATAAAAAGTAATTTGCCGATTTCGGCGTTTTTTTCCACTTTTTTTTATTTTTAAAAAAAATAATTATATAGATATGGAAAGGAGGACAATGAATGAATTTACTAAATTAGACAATAGCCAGGAGTCTGAAATTATTGGCGGCAGTGTTGTATCCGCAATAATATCATTAATTCCGGTTGCTATAGAAGCAGCTGTTGGCATTGCATCAATAGTTAAAATGTTCACCGGACAAAGTGGAAAAACTAAATTAGGCAAAACAACTGTTGAATATAATGATGGAATAAAGAGTAATAATGCAAAACATGCAATATACATAGCCTATTAAAATAAACTTAAACACAACCATTTTTGTTGTGTTTTTCATTTGTTTTTTATAATAATACTTATGGAAAATAAAAATAATATTTCATTTTGAAAAATTTGATGATTTATTATAGTAATTACTTTTATTGGTTTTGGAGGGGGAAACGCCTTAATCCCAACAATTAAAAAGTATTGCGTTAATAAATATAAATGACTAAGTGAAGATGAATTTGAAGAAAATGTAGTTCTAACTAATATTCTACCAGGACCAAGTGTTATTGAATCACTAACATATATAGCAACAAAACTACTAGGTAACTTAAAAGGGTCTCTTGCAGTATTACTAGGTGTGTTGCCACATATCGTGGTAGTTTTTCTATTGTTTTATTTTTCTAAATGAATTCCTACAAAATATTTATATGCTATTGAAACTGGTGCTTTCGTCGCAATTATTGCTTCGCTAATTGGATTTGTCATTAGTTTTTTTAATAAAGCAAAATTAAGTAATGCCAATTATTTTTTATGACTAACATTGTTTTTTATAAGTTTTTTGTTTTGCTTATTTATTCCCGCTCCTTTTAATTTGCCAGCAATAATTTTAGTAATTGCAATTATTATATTCTTTATATTTAACAAAATAAATAAAGGTAAATGTAAGGAGGATCAATAATGTCAATCTTACTTATAGTAGTAATTTCTCTCCTCTTTGTAATTTTTATTTCATTAATAGTTTTTGGAGGCGGACAAGTATTTATGCCTATTTTCATATGATTTTGAAATACTATTAATCACATGACAAGTAGCGAACTAATAACACAAAATGATATTAGTACAACATTTACAGTTTCAAATGCAACTCCAGGTATTTTGAGTCCAAAACTAGCATTTATTTCAGGCTATCTCATTTTAAAAGATAACTGACTCAGTATTCCTTTTATGCTTCTTTTATTTTTGACATTAAGTTTACCTGCGATATTTATGATGATATATGCAAAGAAAAAAATAGGAAAGATAGGGGCTAATAAAAGTGCCAAATTACTAAAAATACTTAACCCTATTATTGCAGGAATAATCGGTGCATTAGCTATCCAATTACTCATTCCTTTGATTAATCCAAGCATAAGTTTCAATCAAGTGTTTGGAAAATACATTGAAATAATTAAGAGTGAGAAAACAGAATTTTTCCAAGGCATAAGAAAAATTGTTCTATTTTGTTATGTTCCAATCGGCATTATTTTTTCACTAATTTTATATATAAAAAAAATTCCTATTTTTTGGTTAATAATAGGAAATATGATTTTATCAATATTAATATTTTTTCCATGGACCTAAAAATTATTTTCTTTTAGATTTGGAAAAATCAAAATTATCAATTATATTTTTCGCCTCATCGAAAACTTGATCATTTGTTTTATTGTTACAATCAATAATTTTGTAAGGAATGTTGTACCTTTGTACTAATTTTATAAATTCATCCTTATATACAGAGTGGAGTTCTTTGAAATACGCTTCATTTAAGTCGTAATTGTCAATTTCGCTCTTACGACCCCTTTGAAAAATTCTTCTTTTAAATGTATCAAAATCAATATCTAAAAAAATAGCTAAATCTGGATTTTCCTCTTCATTTAAAATGCAATTAAATAGTGCATCAAAAGCTTTAAAATATTTGGAATCTTTTTTATCCAAATTAACTTTTGCAAAAATATAGTGTTCAAGATTAAATCTATCTAAAAAAATATGATTTTTACTCATGGTAAAACCTTTTTTATTAAATAAATTAATTGCTTTTTTAAATGAATCAGACAAACTTTCAATTATATAGGTTTGAAATCCAATATCAATATTTGGTTTTTTCTTGTAAATTCATGATAAAAAAGTATTAAACACAACATCATCATTTGAAAATTCTTCAAGCAATAATGAATTACTATAAGTATCATGAAGCTCTGAACTTAATGTACTTTTACCGCAGCCGATCATTCCGCTAATACCAATTACCATTATTGATTAAACCTTTCTTTCTTTGAAAAATCAAAATTATCAATAACTTCCTTAGCTTTATCAAAAACTTCCTTTTCAGATAGATTATTTGTATCTATGACTACATAATCTAAATTAAATTTTTTTGCTTGTTTAATAAATAAGTCTTTGTAAACATCGTAAAGTTGTTTGAAATACACTTCATTTTTTTCAAAGTTATCTATTTCAACCTTGCGTCCCCTTGAAAAAAGTCTATCCTTAAATGTTTCTCAAGAAATATCAAGATATATAGCTAAATCAGGGGTTTCATTTTTTGTTATTAAATTTGAAAATAATTGGTCATATCCTTTTAGATACTTTTCACCTTTAGATTGTAAATTAACATATGCAAATATATAATGTTCAATACTAAAACGATCTAAAAATAAGTAACTATTTTTATGTAAGTATCCCTTATTTTTAAATTTATTAAAAGCGTCTTGAAGTTTTGATGTGTGGTTTTCAACTACATATGATTGAAAACCAATTGTTAAATTAGGTTGTTTTTCATAAAGTCATTTTAAAAAAGTATTGAATACTTCATCGTTTTCTTCAAACTCTTCAAGCATCATACTTTTTGAATAATGTTTAACTAACTTGTTTGTGAGTGAGCTTTTCCCACTGCTTATCATTCCACTAATACCTATTAACATAATAAATAATTCAATCTCTTTATTATTTAATTTCTAATATTTTTATTAAATATTTATTTTGCACATCAACTTCTACTTCATCATTTAATTTACCATCAAGAATTGCTTTTGCAATTGGGCTCTCATTTGAAATATTTCCAACAAATGGGTTTGAGTCAAAACTACCCATAATTTTTACTTCATATGTTTTTCCATTTTCCAAATTTTTATATTTAACTACTGATCCAATTTGAGCTCTTGTTTTATCTTTTGAATTACTATCAATAACTTTAACGTTTTCCAAAATACGTTCAAGTTCACTAATTCTACCTTCAACTTGAGCTTGTTTATCACGCGCTGCATCATATTCAGCATTTTCAGAGAGGTCACCTTGAGCTCTTGCTTCTTTTAATTCTAACTGAATTTTTGGTCTCTCAACATTGATTAAATTGTCAAATTCACTCTTATATTCATTTAACTTTTCTTGAGAAATATAAATTGTTTCATTCTTTTTATTTGGCATAATTTTCTCCTAACTCCTAAATTATTAATGTAATACTTATTTTAAAGTAGTTAGTCCAAACTAACTAATAAAATATTTACTTATTCAAATTTATGCAAATTTAAATATCCTTTTTAACTATATAAACAAAATTACTTTTTACTTTTGAAACTTCATAAACTATTTTCTTAGTTTTTAAAAAACTAGTTAAAGTTTTTACATCTCGTTTTGTATTAACGTTTTCTAATATTATTAACATTCCATTATTTTCTAAATGTTCATAATATTTTTCATATATTGTTTGACTTAATTGGGTTGAATTTATGGCAAAAATTAATTTAAATTTTTCATCAATTTTATCTATTAAATCAATTTTCTTTTTAAAAAATTCAGGAAACTCTAAAACAGCATTGTTTCATAATCTAGCATCTAAATCATAATTAAAAACCTTAATGTTAGCTTCACTTTGGTATGAAAATAGTAATGCTGGATATTCCAATTTATTTCCAACTAGCAAAACATTATTTGCATCATTTAAATAAATTGTATTAACTAAATTTTCTAAATCCTCATTATTTAAATTTGACTTAAAATACTCTTTAATGTCTAGAGGAATATTCTTCAAGTTTCCAGCTCTTTGTTCTTGTATTTTAAATTTTAATTTTTCCAATTCTTCATTTCTTACTTTACTTTTAATCTTTTTAGTAACTACAACCAATATTATATATATGATTATTGCAATTAAAACAACAGCAATAGCTGAATAAAACAAAGAAGATCTAAGAACATTATCAAATGTTAATAGTTCAATCATATTAAATTTCCTTTCCTCCATATTCTAAAAATTCTTTTAGAATTAGAACAGCTGATAATGTATCTTTATTCTCTTTACGCTTTTTTATAGATAATTTGGCATTTTTTAAAATGTTTATGGCCGCTATTGTTGTCCCATATTCATTTACTAAAAAAATCTTCTTATCGAACTCTTTTCTTAAAGATTGAGAAAATCTATCAATCATTATTGTTCTTTCGCTAGGCTCTCCATTACTTCTCATTGGAAAACCAACTATAATAGAGTCGACATTATTTTTAGCAAAATAATTTCTTAAATATTCTTTTATTTTATCTAAATCGTTTTCTTCAAAATAGATTGTTTCTAATGGCGAAGCAATAATTGCCATTTCATCGCTAACAGCAAAACCACATGTTTTAGTTCCGATATCTAATGCTATTTTTCGCATTTATAATACCTTTTCTATAGCTTCACGGATGTTGCTGTTTAAAATTTTACCCATCGCTAAAATTGGGGATCCACCACCACGACCATTCAATTCTTTTGCAAGCTTTTGAAAAATTTTATTAGAGTCTTCATTCTTAGTGGCAACAGCCAATAATATTTGATTGCCAATAGGTGCACCAACAAATACATAAGCATCTGAAAATTTTTCACGAATTGTACTTGCAATAACTTTTATTTGTGATGAGTCAACATTTAAATTTATATAAACTTTTTTATCTTTTAATTCACTTAATTCTATTGAATCAAAATCAAATGTTACTACTGATTTTTCTTTATAAACTTTTTTATAATCTTCTTTAGCTTGCTCAATTAAGTTAACTAACTTCTTATCATAAAGTTCATAATTTTCATCTTTTTCAATTCTTAAATTATATTCTGAATCAAGAGTTTTAATTTTGTTAACTATGTTATTTAATTCCTCAAGATGAGATGATGAGGCATCTTTATAATAGTTTTCAACAGCTTTCTTTGAAGTCACAACTCTTAAACGAAATATTCCGGCTTGTTTTTTTTCATTTCCAACTATTTTAAATCTTTCAATTTGAGAACTGTTTTCAAGGTGAGTTCCACCACATAAATCAGTTGTAATATCACCTCATTTAACAACACGGACATGTTTAGGATCCATGTATTCACTCTCTTCAATAGTCATAATTGCATTTAATTGCTTTGCTTTTTCTATTGTTGTAATTATGTACTCACGTTTAACATTATTTTTTATTATTTTTTCAAATTTATCTTCAATGGTTTTAATTTGCTCATCTGTTAGTTTTTGCTCTGCTGGATAATCAAATGTAAACCTTTCTGCGGTTATGTCTGAACCTAATTGTTCAACAAAGTGCCCTAAAACATTTCTAAGCACACTAAAAGTAATGTGTGTCGCAGAGTGACCCCTTGCTAAAGCTAATCTAATATCTTTATCTACAAAACATTCAATTTTATCTTTTGAATTAATAACTCCATTAACTTTATGAATATGATTGCCAAACTTGTCCTTAAATACATCAACAATTTCAATCCTGTTGTTGCCTTGTAACATATATCCATGGTCATGGTGTTGACCACCGCTTGTTGCATAAAAAGGAGTTTTATCTAGAACTAAATAAGCTTCCCCATTAATTGAATCAACTTGTTTTTCATTATCAAGTAGAAATAATACATTAGCAGTTCCATCAAGTTTTTCATAACCAGTGAATTCTGAACACTTATTTTTAATTAGGGTTAAAGAATTTATAACTAGAGACATACCTGCTTCTTGTTTACCTCTTGATGCTTCAATATGTTTTTGTTTTGCTTCTTCAAATTGTTCAAGATTCACATCAATCTTTTGTTCTTTTAAAATTTCGATAGTTAGCTCAATTGGAAAACCATATGTTTCTAATAAATTAAATGCAACATTACCATCAAAAATTTTTGTTTTTTTATCAATAGATTTAGCTAAAAGTAATTTGCCTTTTTCAATTGTTTTATGAAATAGTTTTTCTTCTTCTTTAATAGCATTTTCAACTTCTTTTACATCATATTCAAATGGAAGTGTTTTTTTAACAACTTTAACTAGTTTTGAAAGAAATTGACCTTTAATATTTAGTTGCATCCCCTTATAGATAGCTCTTCTAATTAATCTACGAATTATATATCCGCGTCCTACATTAGATGCTCTCTCTCCATCAGCAATTGCATTAGCAACTGTTCTAATGTGGTCAGCAATGATTTTGAAATTTGTGTTAATTTCTCTTTGTTTTTTATTTTTTGAAAAATAGTTTTCAATATCGTATTTAAATTCTGTATACTTTTCAATTTCTTTAATTATTGGTTGAAATAAGTCAGAATCATAATTTGTAGGAGCATCTTGTAAAATTGAAGCAATTCTTTCTAACCCTGCACCTGTATCAATATTTTTTTGTTTTAACTCAGTGTAATTATTTTCACCATCATTATTAAATTGACTAAATACAATATTCCATATTTCTATAAAACGATCGTTTTCAATGTCTTTTTTAATAAGCTCAATGCCTTTTTTGTGATATCTTGGACCTCTATCAAAATAAATTTCAGTACATGGACCACAGGGACCCATACCAACATCTCAGAAATTAGAATCTCTATCTCCAGCAATTAAGTGCGATTCACTGATACCTAAATCCATTCAGTATTTTTTAACCTCAGTGTCCTCATTAAAATATGTTATATACAATTTGTTTTTGTCAAGTTTTAAAACATCTAGTAAAAACTCATATGCAAATGCAACTGCTTCCTTTTTAAAATAATCACCTATTGAAAAATTACCTAACATTTCAAAAAATGTATGGTGTCTTGAGGTTACGCCAACGTTTTCAATATCATTAGTTCTAATAGCTTTTTGACTATTAACTAATCTGTTT
It encodes the following:
- the alaS gene encoding alanine--tRNA ligase: MKSKEIRQKWIDFFKSKDHLEVESKSLIPVNDPSLLWINSGVATLKDFFSGKKQPPKNRLVNSQKAIRTNDIENVGVTSRHHTFFEMLGNFSIGDYFKKEAVAFAYEFLLDVLKLDKNKLYITYFNEDTEVKKYWMDLGISESHLIAGDRDSNFWDVGMGPCGPCTEIYFDRGPRYHKKGIELIKKDIENDRFIEIWNIVFSQFNNDGENNYTELKQKNIDTGAGLERIASILQDAPTNYDSDLFQPIIKEIEKYTEFKYDIENYFSKNKKQREINTNFKIIADHIRTVANAIADGERASNVGRGYIIRRLIRRAIYKGMQLNIKGQFLSKLVKVVKKTLPFEYDVKEVENAIKEEEKLFHKTIEKGKLLLAKSIDKKTKIFDGNVAFNLLETYGFPIELTIEILKEQKIDVNLEQFEEAKQKHIEASRGKQEAGMSLVINSLTLIKNKCSEFTGYEKLDGTANVLFLLDNEKQVDSINGEAYLVLDKTPFYATSGGQHHDHGYMLQGNNRIEIVDVFKDKFGNHIHKVNGVINSKDKIECFVDKDIRLALARGHSATHITFSVLRNVLGHFVEQLGSDITAERFTFDYPAEQKLTDEQIKTIEDKFEKIIKNNVKREYIITTIEKAKQLNAIMTIEESEYMDPKHVRVVKWGDITTDLCGGTHLENSSQIERFKIVGNEKKQAGIFRLRVVTSKKAVENYYKDASSSHLEELNNIVNKIKTLDSEYNLRIEKDENYELYDKKLVNLIEQAKEDYKKVYKEKSVVTFDFDSIELSELKDKKVYINLNVDSSQIKVIASTIREKFSDAYVFVGAPIGNQILLAVATKNEDSNKIFQKLAKELNGRGGGSPILAMGKILNSNIREAIEKVL